Proteins encoded together in one Miscanthus floridulus cultivar M001 chromosome 16, ASM1932011v1, whole genome shotgun sequence window:
- the LOC136512073 gene encoding pectin acetylesterase 5-like: MPPPSAPASHHLRLWWRRRGRAGAVGATFAVALLAAALLLALSSYASVVFPASGGRRGPALVGLTLVRRASEKGALCLDGSAPGYHLQRGSGSGSQSWLIHLEGGGWCRNLKSCASRQRSMLGSSRYMEGQVEFTGILSDDKSQNPDFYNWNKVKIRYCDGASFSGNVKDELQNGTRFFFRGQRIWEAVMNELVVKGLRNAKQAFLTGCSAGGLATYIHCDSFRALLPKDSRVKCLADGGFFLDVEDISGRRTMQSFYSDVVRLQGLKERFPHCNSNMEVGQCFFPREVVKHIVSPVFVLNPAYDAWQVQHALAPEASDPQHSWLDCRLDISKCSSEQLEILQGFRKELHDAISEVKQKRDWGFYINSCFVHCQSLSSLTWHSPTSPRVNNKSIAEAVGDWFFDRREVKEIDCEYPCNPTCHNLVFEKPFKI, encoded by the exons ATGCCGCCGCCGTCGGCCCCGGCCTCGCACCACCTGCGCCTGTGGTGGAGGCGCCGCGGCCGGGCTGGCGCCGTCGGGGCCACCTTCGCCGTCGCGCTCCTCGCGGCCGCGCTGCTCCTCGCGCTCTCCAGCTACGCATCCGTAGTATTCCCGGCGTCCGGTGGCCGCCGCGGCCCCGCTCTCGTCGGGCTCACCCTCGTCCGCCGCGCCAGCGAGAAGGGCGCGC TGTGCTTGGATGGGAGCGCGCCCGGGTACCATCTGCAGAGAGGGTCTGGGAGTGGCTCGCAGAGCTGGCTAATCCACTTGGAG GGTGGAGGCTGGTGCCGTAATCTCAAGTCATGTGCCTCACGTCAGAGATCGATGTTGGGCTCATCCCGGTACATGGAAGGCCAGGTTGAGTTTACCGGGATCTTGAGCGATGATAAATCTCAGAATCCTG ACTTTTACAATTGGAATAAAGTGAAGATAAGGTATTGCGATGGGGCATCATTCTCTGGGAATGTAAAAGATGAATTGCAG AATGGCACAAGATTCTTCTTCAGAGGCCAGCGTATCTGGGAAGCAGTTATGAACGAACTTGTAGTTAAGGGGCTCAGAAATGCTAAACAG GCTTTCCTAACAGGATGCTCTGCTGGTGGGCTAGCCACTTACATTCACTGTGATTCTTTTCGTGCACTGCTACCAAAGGATTCTAGGGTTAAGTGTCTTGCGGATGGCGGGTTTTTCCTTGATGT AGAAGACATTTCTGGGAGAAGGACAATGCAGTCTTTCTACAGTGATGTTGTGCGCCTTCAGGGTCTAAAGGAAAGGTTTCCacattgtaactcaaacatggaGGTGGGCCAG TGTTTCTTTCCACGTGAAGTTGTGAAACACATTGTCAGCCCAGTCTTTGTTCTTAATCCAGCATATGATGCTTGGCAG GTACAACATGCATTGGCTCCAGAAGCATCTGACCCTCAACATTCATGGCTGGATTGCAGATTGGATATTAGCAAGTGCAGCTCTGAACAACTTGAAATTCTCCAAG GTTTCAGGAAAGAACTGCATGACGCTATAAGTGAAGTTAAGCAGAAAAGGGACTGGGGATTTTATATCAACTCGTGCTTTGTTCACTGCCAGTCGCTAAGCTCGTTGACTTGGCACTCTCCAACTTCCCCCAGAGTCAACAATAAG AGCATTGCAGAAGCAGTTGGAGACTGGTTCTTTGACAGAAGAGAGGTGAAGGAGATAGATTGCGAATACCCCTGCAACCCGACGTGCCACAACTTGGTCTTCGAAAAGCCTTTCAAGATATGA
- the LOC136512071 gene encoding putative protein phosphatase 2C 46: MGNRVARLATPCFAPADGHAADDAHHYTDAAGTGAADDGTGVCHILSFDGREGRIHGVLLPSNQSTVGGSLFLSDRASFSGSSSFDSSNSFSFRTLQPRQYSGPLDSYGGSSSIPSPSTSTSATNSGVSSVSRLPARTDEQILADLYDTRHRRRQASCKSSPLLGGLRRAVASVLRAGPCVYPGGGNEHAVAVGNGAPDVDGGAARVQWARGKAGEDRVHVVVSEEHRWMFVGIYDGFNGPDATDYLVAHLYAAVCRELDGVLLRAEEEEDEEEEAARCNGCAGARARDHDVLDAMARALRSTEAGYFAEAEARAAECPELAMMGSCVLVALVKGADVYVMNVDDSRAEPDLSRSLVGDLASVKEEIKRQFDACEMGDLVALQLTMDHSTSVFKEARRIRSEHPDDPACIVNGRVKGSLKVTRAFGAGYLKEPRWNKALLEVFRVKYVGTSPYTSCRPYLRHHRVGPRDKFMILASDGLYDYLSNEEVVAQVEAFTVSYPDEDPAKYLSHEILLRAANQTGMGFHELLEVQQGDPRRYHDDVSIIIISLEGKIWSSS; encoded by the exons ATGGGCAACCGCGTGGCGAGGCTGGCCACGCCCTGCTTCGCGCCGGCCGACGGTCACGCCGCGGACGACGCGCACCACTACACGGATGCGGCGGGGACAGGGGCGGCGGATGATGGCACCGGCGTCTGCCACATTCTCAGCTTCGACGGTCGCGAGGGGCGCATCCACGGCGTGCTGCTGCCGTCGAACCAGTCCACGGTGGGCGGCTCCTTGTTCTTAAGCGACCGGGCGTCCTTCTCCGGCTCGTCGTCGTTCGACAGCTCCAACTCCTTCTCGTTCCGGACGCTCCAGCCGCGGCAGTACTCGGGCCCGCTGGACAGctacggcggcagcagcagcatccCGTCGCCGTCAACGTCGACGTCCGCCACGAACTCGGGCGTGTCGTCGGTGTCGCGCCTCCCCGCGCGCACCGACGAGCAGATCCTCGCGGACCTCTACGACACGCGGCACCGGCGGCGGCAGGCGTCTTGCAAGTCCAGCCCGCTCCTCGGCGGCCTCCGCAGGGCCGTCGCATCGGTGCTGCGCGCGGGGCCGTGCGTGTACCCCGGCGGCGGGAACGAGCACGCCGTGGCAGTCGGCAACGGTGCGCCGGAcgtcgacggcggcgcggcgagggtGCAGTGGGCGCGCGGGAAGGCCGGGGAGGACAGGGTGCACGTGGTGGTGTCGGAGGAGCACCGCTGGATGTTCGTCGGCATCTACGACGGCTTCAACGGGCCCGACGCCACCGACTACCTCGTCGCTCACCTGTACGCGGCCGTGTGCCGCGAGCTCGACGGCGTGCTGCTGcgtgcggaggaggaggaggacgaggaggaggaggcggcgcggTGCAACGGATGCGCTGGCGCGCGGGCGCGCGACCACGACGTGCTGGACGCGATGGCCCGCGCCCTGAGGAGCACGGAGGCCGGGTACttcgcggaggcggaggcgcgcGCGGCGGAGTGCCCGGAGCTGGCGATGATGGGGTCGTGCGTGCTGGTGGCGCTGGTGAAGGGCGCCGACGTGTACGTGATGAACGTCGACGACAGCCGCGCCGAGCCCGACCTGTCGCGCTCCCTCGTCGGCGACCTCGCCAGCGTCAAGGAGGAGATCAAGCGGCAGTTCGACGCGTGCGAGATGGGGGACCTCGTCGCGCTGCAGCTCACCATGGACCACAGCACCAGCGTCTTCAAG GAGGCGAGAAGGATCAGGAGCGAGCACCCCGATGATCCCGCCTGCATTGTGAATGGCAGGGTGAAGGGCTCGTTGAAGGTGACGAGAGCATTCGGCGCCGGCTACCTGAAAGAGCCGAGGTGGAACAAGGCTCTGCTGGAGGTGTTCCGGGTGAAGTACGTGGGGACGTCGCCGTACACCAGCTGCCGGCCGTACCTCCGGCACCACCGCGTGGGGCCACGGGACAAGTTCATGATCCTCGCCTCCGACGGCCTCTACGACTACCTGAGCAACGAGGAGGTGGTGGCGCAGGTGGAGGCCTTCACCGTCAGCTACCCCGACGAGGACCCCGCCAAGTACCTCAGCCACGAGATCCTCCTCCGCGCCGCCAACCAAACCG GAATGGGGTTCCATGAGCTGCTCGAGGTGCAGCAAGGCGACCCGAGGCGGTACCATGACGacgtctccatcatcatcatctcgttGGAGGGGAAGATTTGGAGCTCATCATAG